A region from the Lutra lutra chromosome 1, mLutLut1.2, whole genome shotgun sequence genome encodes:
- the SGTA gene encoding small glutamine-rich tetratricopeptide repeat-containing protein alpha, with translation MDNKKRLAYAIIRFLHDQLRHGGLSSDAQESLEVAIQCLETAFGVTVEDHDLALPQTLPEIFEAAAAGKEVPQDLRSPERTPPSEEDSAEAERLKTEGNEQMKVENFEAAVHFYGKAIELNPANAVYFCNRAAAYSKLGNYTGAVQDCERAICIDPSYSKAYGRMGLALSSLNKHTEAVAYYKKALELDPDNETYKSNLKIAELKLRETPSPTGGVGSFDIAGLLNNPSFMSMASNLMNNPQVQQLMSGMISGGHNPLGTPGTSPSQNDLASLIQAGQQFAQQMQQQNPELIEQLRSQIRSRTPSASNDDQQE, from the exons ATGGATAACAAGAAGCGCCTGGCCTACGCCATCATCCGGTTCCTGCACGACCAGCTCCGGCACGGGGGGCTCTCGTCCGACGCCCAGGAGAGCTTGGAAG TTGCAATCCAGTGCCTGGAGACCGCTTTTGGGGTGACTGTGGAAGACCATGACCTCGCTCTCCCTCAGACGCTTCCGGAAATATTCGAAGCAGCCGCTGCGGGCAAG GAGGTGCCGCAGGACCTGAGGAGCCCCGAGCGAACCCCACCTTCAGAGGAGGACTCGGCTGAGGCAGAGCGCCTCAAAACTGAAG gaaacgAGCAGATGAAAGTGGAGAACTTTGAAGCCGCCGTGCACTTCTACGGCAAAGCCATCGAGCTGAACCCGGCCAACGCGGTCTATTTCTGTAACAG AGCCGCGGCCTACAGCAAACTCGGGAACTACACTGGGGCTGTGCAGGACTGTGAGCGAGCCATCTGCATAGACCCGTCCTACAGCAAAGCCTACGGCAGGATGGG CCTCGCGCTCTCCAGCTTGAACAAGCACACCGAGGCTGTGGCCTACTACAAGAAGGCCTTGGAGCTGGACCCTGACAACGAGACCTACAAGTCGAACCTCAAGATAGCCGAGCTGAAGTTGAGGGAGACGCCGAGTCCT ACAGGAGGTGTCGGCAGCTTTGACATCGCTGGCCTGCTCAACAACCCCAGCTTCATGAGCATG GCGTCCAACCTAATGAACAATCCACAGGTTCAGCAGCT CATGTCTGGCATGATTTCGGGCGGCCACAACCCGCTGGGGACTCCTGGCACCAGCCCCTCACAGAACGACCTGGCCAGTCTCATCCAGGC AGGCCAGCAGTTCGCCCAGCAGATGCAGCAGCAGAACCCAGAGTTGATAGAACAGCTCCGGAGTCAGATCCGGAGTCGGACCCCCAGTGCCAGCAACGATGACCAGCAGGAGTGA
- the SLC39A3 gene encoding zinc transporter ZIP3 isoform X2, whose protein sequence is MMKLLVAKILCMVGVFSFMLLGSLLPVKIIQTDFEKAHRSKKILSLCNAFGGGVFLATCFNALLPAVREKLQKVLSLGHISTDYPLAETIVMLGFFMTVFLEQLVLTFRKEKPSFIDLETFNAGSDAGSDSEYESPFMGGARGHALYAEPHPHAHGLSVQELSRSSPLRLLSLVFALSAHSVFEGLALGLQEDGEKVVSLFVGVAVHETLVAVALGISMARSAMALRDAAKLAVTVSAMIPLGIGIGLGIESAQGVPSHVASVLLQGLAGGTFLFVTFFEILAKELEEKSDRLLKVLFLVLGYAVLAGMVFLKW, encoded by the exons ATGATGAAGTTGTTGGTGGCCAAAATCCTCTGCATGGTGGGCGTGTTTTCGTTCATgcttctgggctccctgctgcccgTGAAGATCATCCAGACAGATTTTGAGAAGGCCCATCGCTCCAAAAAGATCCTCTCGCTCTGCAACGCCTTTGGAGGTGGGGTCTTCTTGGCCACGTGCTTCAATGCTCTCCTGCCGGCCGTGAGGGAGAAG CTGCAGAAAGTCCTGAGTCTCGGGCACATCAGCACTGACTACCCGCTGGCCGAGACCATCGTGATGCTGGGTTTCTTCATGACCGTCTTCCTGGAGCAGCTCGTCCTGACCTTCCGCAAGGAGAAGCCGTCCTTCATCGACCTGGAGACCTTCAATGCCGGCTCAGACGCTGGCAGTGACTCGGAGTACGAGAGCCCCTTCATGGGGGGCGCGCGTGGCCACGCACTCTATGCGGAGCCCCACCCCCACGCGCACGGGCTGAGCGTCCAGGAGCTGTCGCGCTCCAGCCCGCTGCGGCTCCTGAGCCTGGTGTTTGCGCTGTCCGCGCACTCCGTCTTCGAgggcctggccctgggcctgCAGGAGGACGGAGAGAAGGTGGTGAGCCTGTTCGTGGGGGTGGCCGTCCACGAGACGCTGGTGGCCGTGGCCCTGGGCATCAGCATGGCCAGGAGCGCCATGGCCCTGAGGGACGCAGCCAAGCTGGCCGTCACCGTCAGCGCCATGATCCCCCTGGGCATCGGCATTGGCCTGGGCATCGAGAGTGCCCAGGGGGTGCCCAGCCACGTGGCCTCGGTGCTGCTGCAGGGCCTGGCGGGCGGCACCTTCCTCTTTGTCACCTTCTTCGAGATCCTGGCgaaggagctggaggagaagaGCGACCGTCTGCTCAAAGTCCTCTTCCTGGTGCTGGGCTACGCCGTCCTGGCTGGCATGGTCTTCCTCAAGTGGTGA
- the SLC39A3 gene encoding zinc transporter ZIP3 isoform X1, whose amino-acid sequence MQRSWASVPHRPPVAGWRHEPVAKWWGPVARRGTGVHAHTWCGPAVTGAARAASMMKLLVAKILCMVGVFSFMLLGSLLPVKIIQTDFEKAHRSKKILSLCNAFGGGVFLATCFNALLPAVREKLQKVLSLGHISTDYPLAETIVMLGFFMTVFLEQLVLTFRKEKPSFIDLETFNAGSDAGSDSEYESPFMGGARGHALYAEPHPHAHGLSVQELSRSSPLRLLSLVFALSAHSVFEGLALGLQEDGEKVVSLFVGVAVHETLVAVALGISMARSAMALRDAAKLAVTVSAMIPLGIGIGLGIESAQGVPSHVASVLLQGLAGGTFLFVTFFEILAKELEEKSDRLLKVLFLVLGYAVLAGMVFLKW is encoded by the exons ATGCAGCGTTCCTGGGCCTCTGTTCCGCACAGGCCGCCTG TGGCTGGATGGAGGCATGAGCCCGTGGCTAAGTGGTGGGGCCCGGTAGCACGCCGTGGGACGGGAGTGCATGCCCACACATGGTGTGGCCCCGCGGTGACCGGAGCAGCCCGGGCCGCCAGCATGATGAAGTTGTTGGTGGCCAAAATCCTCTGCATGGTGGGCGTGTTTTCGTTCATgcttctgggctccctgctgcccgTGAAGATCATCCAGACAGATTTTGAGAAGGCCCATCGCTCCAAAAAGATCCTCTCGCTCTGCAACGCCTTTGGAGGTGGGGTCTTCTTGGCCACGTGCTTCAATGCTCTCCTGCCGGCCGTGAGGGAGAAG CTGCAGAAAGTCCTGAGTCTCGGGCACATCAGCACTGACTACCCGCTGGCCGAGACCATCGTGATGCTGGGTTTCTTCATGACCGTCTTCCTGGAGCAGCTCGTCCTGACCTTCCGCAAGGAGAAGCCGTCCTTCATCGACCTGGAGACCTTCAATGCCGGCTCAGACGCTGGCAGTGACTCGGAGTACGAGAGCCCCTTCATGGGGGGCGCGCGTGGCCACGCACTCTATGCGGAGCCCCACCCCCACGCGCACGGGCTGAGCGTCCAGGAGCTGTCGCGCTCCAGCCCGCTGCGGCTCCTGAGCCTGGTGTTTGCGCTGTCCGCGCACTCCGTCTTCGAgggcctggccctgggcctgCAGGAGGACGGAGAGAAGGTGGTGAGCCTGTTCGTGGGGGTGGCCGTCCACGAGACGCTGGTGGCCGTGGCCCTGGGCATCAGCATGGCCAGGAGCGCCATGGCCCTGAGGGACGCAGCCAAGCTGGCCGTCACCGTCAGCGCCATGATCCCCCTGGGCATCGGCATTGGCCTGGGCATCGAGAGTGCCCAGGGGGTGCCCAGCCACGTGGCCTCGGTGCTGCTGCAGGGCCTGGCGGGCGGCACCTTCCTCTTTGTCACCTTCTTCGAGATCCTGGCgaaggagctggaggagaagaGCGACCGTCTGCTCAAAGTCCTCTTCCTGGTGCTGGGCTACGCCGTCCTGGCTGGCATGGTCTTCCTCAAGTGGTGA